The following coding sequences are from one Psychrobacter sp. AH5 window:
- a CDS encoding peroxiredoxin produces MITHVPDVTFKTRVRDESIGGDNPFTWYDLTTDELFANKKVVVFSLPGAFTPTCSTSHLPRYEELYEEFKALGIDEIVCVSVNDAFVMYQWGLKQNRENVFLLPDGNGEFTRKMGMLVDKSNLGFGMRSWRYSMYVDDKAIKKVFKEPDFGDNCPIDPFEVSDADTMLEYLKSNA; encoded by the coding sequence ATGATTACCCATGTACCAGATGTGACTTTTAAAACTCGTGTTCGTGATGAATCTATTGGAGGAGATAACCCATTTACGTGGTATGACTTAACCACAGATGAGTTGTTTGCTAATAAAAAAGTGGTGGTGTTCTCACTACCCGGCGCTTTTACGCCAACGTGTTCGACCAGCCATTTGCCTCGTTATGAAGAGCTGTACGAGGAGTTCAAAGCGTTAGGCATAGATGAGATAGTTTGTGTTTCTGTCAACGATGCTTTCGTCATGTATCAGTGGGGTCTTAAGCAAAACCGTGAAAATGTTTTCTTACTTCCTGATGGCAATGGCGAATTCACCCGTAAAATGGGTATGCTTGTTGATAAAAGCAATCTTGGCTTTGGTATGCGCTCATGGCGTTATTCGATGTATGTCGACGATAAAGCCATCAAAAAGGTATTTAAAGAACCTGATTTTGGCGACAACTGCCCAATAGACCCCTTTGAAGTCTCAGATGCCGACACTATGTTAGAGTATCTAAAAAGTAATGCTTAG
- a CDS encoding ABC transporter ATP-binding protein, whose product MMQARDLRLTFNPGTPIENPALRGINLNIADGEFVTVIGTNGAGKSTFLNAVSGTTRVDSGSILLNGIDVTKKSAHERAHWVARVFQDPMAGTCEALTIEENMALAFKRGGKRGLSFALNNNNRELFKEKLAVLKLGLENRLTDRMGLLSGGQRQAVSLLMASLQPSKILLLDEHTAALDPKTAAFVLELTDKIVTDNQLTTMMVTHSMQQALAHGTRTVMLHQGQVVLDVAGEKRQGMTVHDLLDMFEQTRGEKIDDDSLILS is encoded by the coding sequence ATGATGCAAGCTCGAGATTTACGCTTAACTTTTAATCCGGGTACGCCTATCGAGAACCCAGCGCTGCGCGGTATCAATCTCAATATCGCTGATGGCGAGTTTGTGACGGTGATTGGTACCAATGGCGCGGGCAAATCGACTTTTTTAAATGCCGTTAGTGGCACCACTCGGGTTGATAGCGGCTCTATTTTATTGAACGGTATCGATGTCACCAAAAAGAGCGCGCATGAGCGGGCGCATTGGGTCGCGCGCGTGTTTCAAGATCCGATGGCAGGTACTTGTGAAGCGCTGACCATCGAAGAGAACATGGCTTTGGCCTTTAAACGCGGCGGTAAACGTGGTTTGAGCTTTGCGCTAAATAATAATAATCGCGAGCTGTTTAAAGAGAAGTTAGCGGTTTTGAAACTAGGCTTAGAGAATCGTCTTACGGATAGAATGGGGCTGTTATCAGGGGGACAACGCCAAGCGGTCAGCTTGCTGATGGCTTCCTTGCAGCCTTCAAAGATTTTATTGCTCGATGAGCATACCGCTGCCCTTGATCCTAAGACCGCCGCTTTTGTCTTAGAGCTTACGGACAAAATCGTTACTGATAATCAGCTGACGACGATGATGGTGACGCACTCTATGCAGCAAGCCCTCGCCCATGGCACGCGTACGGTGATGCTGCATCAAGGTCAAGTGGTACTAGATGTCGCAGGAGAGAAACGTCAAGGTATGACGGTGCATGATCTACTCGATATGTTTGAGCAGACGCGCGGCGAAAAGATCGATGATGATAGCTTGATTTTGAGCTAA
- a CDS encoding response regulator, translating into MTCAKINTEPLLIHIIDDEESVRTSCEFLLSSLGLSSQTWASAVDFLAAVDIYRPAVVISDLNLPHMTGQALQAHLNEHKSPIALIALTGNGEISDAVKMLKQGAVDYLEKPISSQRLQQAIRSAKQLTNKRAKLYDIAKLYEQLTDKEKEVAGELMQGKLNKVIADHLEVSMRTVEVHRSQVMKKMQAQHISELIQKLALLEE; encoded by the coding sequence ATGACTTGTGCCAAGATAAATACTGAGCCACTGCTTATCCATATCATTGATGATGAAGAAAGCGTGCGCACCTCCTGTGAGTTTTTACTCAGTAGTTTGGGCTTATCGAGCCAAACTTGGGCCAGCGCCGTAGATTTTTTGGCAGCCGTAGATATTTATCGCCCTGCGGTGGTGATTAGTGATTTGAATTTACCTCATATGACAGGGCAAGCGCTACAAGCTCATTTGAATGAGCATAAAAGTCCAATAGCGCTGATTGCTTTGACGGGTAATGGCGAGATTAGCGACGCGGTTAAGATGCTAAAACAGGGGGCGGTAGATTATCTAGAAAAGCCCATTAGTAGTCAGCGCTTGCAACAAGCTATCCGCTCCGCTAAGCAGCTAACTAATAAGCGCGCTAAACTTTATGATATTGCTAAGTTATATGAGCAGCTCACGGATAAAGAGAAGGAGGTCGCTGGCGAGCTGATGCAAGGCAAGCTAAATAAAGTCATAGCCGATCATTTAGAGGTGTCAATGCGTACCGTAGAGGTGCATCGCTCGCAAGTTATGAAAAAAATGCAGGCTCAGCATATCAGTGAGCTGATTCAAAAGTTGGCTTTATTAGAAGAGTAA
- a CDS encoding ABC transporter permease, producing MSLIAFFGALESGLIYGLVALGVLISFRTLDFPDLTADGSFPLGGAIAGISIVAGINPWLACAFGMLAGSVAGIVTAWLHVKLGILQLLASILVMVALYSVNLRIMGAPNLPLLGETTVFSSLVTNDNGFWMRCVIIGVVVLLAKLFLDWFYSTESGLSMRATGSNLRMAQAQGINTSKMTIIGMAISNGLIALAGALFVQTQGGADISIGIGTIVIGLAAVIIGETIIPAKRIWLITLAVILGAVLYKLFIQVALSSDTLRSIGFGPQDLNLITALLVVIALVLPKAKNRILSRKLKV from the coding sequence ATGTCCTTAATTGCTTTTTTTGGTGCGCTTGAGAGTGGTCTAATCTACGGTTTAGTCGCCCTTGGGGTACTGATCTCCTTTCGAACCTTAGACTTTCCGGATCTAACCGCTGATGGTAGCTTTCCTTTAGGCGGCGCTATTGCTGGTATCTCCATTGTCGCTGGTATCAATCCTTGGTTAGCCTGCGCATTTGGTATGCTAGCAGGCTCAGTCGCTGGTATCGTCACCGCTTGGCTCCATGTCAAGCTTGGTATCTTGCAGCTGCTGGCTAGTATTTTGGTAATGGTCGCACTGTATTCGGTCAACTTGCGTATCATGGGCGCACCGAATTTGCCGCTATTAGGCGAAACAACGGTCTTTAGCTCATTAGTTACCAATGACAATGGCTTTTGGATGCGCTGCGTCATTATTGGTGTGGTGGTGTTACTGGCGAAGCTGTTTTTGGACTGGTTTTATAGTACTGAGTCCGGTCTATCGATGCGCGCGACCGGATCTAATTTGCGCATGGCGCAAGCGCAAGGGATTAATACCTCGAAGATGACGATCATCGGTATGGCGATCTCCAACGGTTTGATCGCTTTAGCGGGCGCGCTGTTTGTACAGACTCAGGGCGGCGCGGATATCTCTATCGGTATCGGTACTATCGTCATCGGTCTAGCGGCGGTCATCATCGGCGAGACTATCATTCCGGCTAAGCGTATTTGGCTGATCACCTTAGCAGTTATCCTCGGCGCGGTGCTCTATAAGCTATTTATTCAAGTGGCGCTATCGAGCGATACTCTCAGAAGTATCGGCTTTGGCCCGCAAGATCTCAACTTAATTACCGCGCTGCTGGTCGTGATCGCTTTAGTCCTGCCCAAAGCCAAAAATAGAATTTTGAGTCGTAAGCTTAAAGTCTAA
- a CDS encoding c-type cytochrome, with amino-acid sequence MTISSLKMNPTPAIAILTAAVLAISVSGCSQPEPVDLNAAEYKLVTADDANEGIGTYVMPQDTAILDEPNAEEIIYGKRLLNETKRLLPEHVGAQMNCNSCHIAQGKIPLGDPYINSYNFYPRVMPRAGKEVDLEARINGCFKRSMNGKPLDRESPEMKAMMAYMKWLAQNTPKDQKVDINNAGEVDTTLVGDPVRGEKIYYAQCATCHGDNGEGIKDARGDIVFPPLWGDESFNIGAGMARTYKAAAFVKYNMPMGIQTQGLWGHGNVLSDQDAVDVAEFFTHKPRPDFAGKVNDWPTAKKPKDARY; translated from the coding sequence ATGACTATATCCTCATTGAAAATGAACCCGACTCCCGCTATTGCTATCCTAACTGCAGCCGTCCTTGCCATTAGCGTTAGCGGCTGTAGTCAGCCAGAACCTGTCGATCTAAACGCAGCAGAATATAAGCTTGTGACCGCTGATGACGCTAACGAAGGTATCGGTACTTATGTCATGCCGCAGGATACCGCTATCTTGGATGAGCCAAACGCTGAGGAGATCATCTATGGTAAGCGTTTATTAAACGAGACCAAACGGCTACTGCCTGAGCATGTCGGCGCGCAAATGAACTGTAATAGCTGTCATATCGCGCAAGGCAAAATCCCATTAGGCGATCCATATATTAACAGTTATAACTTTTATCCACGGGTAATGCCGCGAGCCGGTAAAGAAGTAGATTTAGAGGCCCGTATCAATGGCTGCTTTAAGCGCTCAATGAATGGTAAACCACTCGATCGTGAGTCTCCTGAGATGAAAGCTATGATGGCTTATATGAAGTGGCTAGCGCAAAACACCCCAAAAGATCAAAAAGTCGATATCAATAATGCCGGTGAGGTCGATACCACACTGGTGGGCGACCCTGTGCGCGGTGAGAAAATCTACTACGCACAGTGCGCGACCTGTCATGGGGACAACGGCGAAGGTATCAAAGATGCTCGCGGCGATATTGTCTTCCCGCCACTATGGGGCGATGAGTCCTTTAACATCGGCGCGGGTATGGCGCGAACTTACAAAGCAGCAGCTTTTGTGAAGTACAATATGCCCATGGGTATCCAAACTCAAGGGCTTTGGGGTCATGGCAACGTACTCTCCGATCAAGACGCAGTCGATGTGGCTGAGTTTTTCACCCATAAACCGCGCCCTGACTTTGCTGGCAAGGTTAATGATTGGCCAACCGCCAAAAAACCCAAAGATGCTCGTTACTAA
- a CDS encoding cytochrome c, with protein sequence MRTELMRKWPVIILIAAIIGLALAFIIGQLLPSLRTSDSSLEVNITDPALIKKGEYVARTGDCVACHTTLGGETYAGGLPMLTPLGAIYSTNITPDKDTGIGNYSFTDFKNVVKHGVAPGNKALYPAMPYPSYQIMPDEDMAAMYAYFMSAVEPVKQANVKSELPPVANWRWPLAYWQALFAPKREFVPESDDAVLARGQYLVEGPGHCGSCHTERGIGYQEIALTNADSEEYLSGAVIDGWRAKSIRGEHRGLGTWNVAELNDFFKTGRTDTTAAFGAMAEVVEHSTQYMTEDDINAMSSYLKTLSPAPNKEVTLPVKKDVTTENLLAGNYDSRGALLYVEYCTVCHRTDGKGVPRIFPALDGNSAVYAKNADSVLQITLGGGRMPETPHDRMAFTMPEFTNLADADIAEVVNYVRNSWTNQAPEITVKDVVKMRAFLAKKPKTGTDIAPDLSLDSDNLTAKGAK encoded by the coding sequence ATGAGAACTGAGCTTATGAGAAAATGGCCAGTGATTATCCTTATCGCCGCTATCATTGGATTGGCGCTGGCCTTTATTATCGGTCAGCTACTGCCTAGTCTGCGTACTAGCGATAGCAGTCTTGAGGTCAATATCACCGATCCTGCCTTAATAAAAAAAGGCGAATATGTCGCGCGCACCGGCGACTGTGTCGCCTGTCATACTACCCTTGGTGGTGAGACTTACGCCGGTGGCCTGCCAATGCTAACCCCGCTTGGCGCGATTTATTCGACTAATATTACTCCTGATAAAGATACCGGTATTGGTAATTATAGCTTTACTGATTTCAAAAATGTGGTAAAGCATGGCGTAGCGCCAGGAAACAAAGCTCTGTATCCAGCGATGCCCTATCCTTCTTATCAAATCATGCCTGACGAGGATATGGCAGCGATGTACGCCTACTTTATGTCGGCGGTAGAGCCAGTCAAGCAAGCCAACGTTAAAAGCGAGCTGCCACCCGTTGCCAATTGGCGCTGGCCGCTGGCGTATTGGCAAGCCTTATTTGCACCCAAGCGCGAGTTTGTCCCTGAGAGTGATGATGCGGTTTTAGCTCGTGGACAATACCTAGTCGAAGGGCCTGGTCACTGCGGCTCTTGTCATACTGAGCGCGGCATTGGCTATCAAGAGATTGCGCTGACTAACGCGGACTCTGAGGAATACTTAAGCGGTGCGGTCATCGATGGCTGGCGCGCAAAGAGTATTCGCGGTGAGCATCGCGGCCTTGGCACATGGAACGTCGCTGAGCTGAACGACTTCTTCAAAACTGGTCGTACTGATACGACTGCTGCTTTTGGCGCTATGGCAGAAGTGGTTGAGCATAGTACGCAATATATGACTGAGGATGATATCAACGCCATGTCCTCCTATCTAAAAACCTTATCGCCTGCCCCTAATAAAGAAGTCACGCTACCGGTCAAAAAAGACGTTACTACTGAGAATTTACTAGCCGGTAATTATGATTCACGTGGCGCGCTGCTCTATGTAGAGTACTGCACCGTCTGTCACCGCACTGATGGTAAAGGCGTACCACGTATCTTCCCAGCTCTCGATGGTAATAGCGCCGTCTACGCCAAAAATGCCGACTCGGTCTTACAGATTACCTTAGGCGGCGGGCGCATGCCAGAGACTCCGCATGATCGCATGGCCTTTACTATGCCTGAGTTTACCAACTTGGCGGATGCTGATATCGCTGAAGTGGTCAACTATGTACGTAATAGCTGGACCAACCAAGCGCCAGAGATTACCGTCAAAGATGTGGTAAAAATGCGCGCCTTCTTGGCTAAAAAACCCAAAACGGGCACTGACATCGCCCCCGATCTCAGTCTTGATAGCGATAACCTGACAGCAAAAGGAGCAAAATAA
- a CDS encoding DUF305 domain-containing protein: MDNNKSQMNPYVKFGLMILTSTVVMYLMMYLNTYKWDHVYFSETRAYMALYMGAMMAIIMLAFMTNMYKKTKVNLMIYGLSVFLFAFGLWGVRSQATVDQVDWMQAMIPHHSIAILTSTRADIEDPRVRQLADDIIEAQKREIGEMEALVEELK, from the coding sequence ATGGATAATAACAAGTCGCAAATGAATCCTTACGTCAAGTTTGGTTTGATGATTCTAACCTCGACTGTCGTCATGTACCTTATGATGTATCTCAATACCTATAAGTGGGATCACGTTTATTTTAGTGAAACCCGTGCTTATATGGCGCTATATATGGGCGCAATGATGGCGATCATTATGCTAGCCTTTATGACCAATATGTACAAAAAAACCAAGGTCAATCTAATGATTTATGGTCTTAGTGTGTTCTTATTTGCCTTTGGTCTATGGGGCGTGCGCTCACAAGCGACCGTTGATCAAGTCGACTGGATGCAAGCGATGATTCCGCATCATTCTATTGCTATTTTGACCAGTACGCGGGCGGATATCGAAGATCCGCGAGTACGCCAATTAGCGGACGATATTATTGAAGCGCAAAAGCGTGAAATCGGCGAGATGGAAGCTTTGGTTGAGGAGCTTAAGTAA
- a CDS encoding PhnD/SsuA/transferrin family substrate-binding protein, with product MISAILPILDSIAVLQRALGQKLLLAYAVALLLVLIAQNTQAQTYYLGVLAPQGEAVAQQRWQPWLDELNSTLPQDTIVLVPLALENWQQQIEAKQFALVLGPQIQVIKMDTAGWRWLATLQSNVSAAKPSEFQISDINQSDFQTAAQYKLYKQLKNDLALLEQQKTNKAIGQPNAMEQIASTLWVNKDSDIQQLGDLERRKIVAVAPDAFGGYLLIAHLLKQNSLTPSDYQTQFVGYPIELTLSTLASGAVDAAIAPLCLMEEMASQGKIDQAQFRLIHPITTDSSCQSSTKIYPNWTLAATDQAPNALINQINQQLFSDHANDSSNSSLSWLSPESSVDAERILYEMNEHPAQKTLGSYIIEWIRSHRWWMSIIVLIILVSTINYAWMSWLAWRRQQQLLIQNRLIRDYDRQLRHSERFAVIGEMSGAIAHEINQPLATIQNYAQGLLIRSENLVQGGDNSHEDRTDKQQLDKQTTQKALKQIVNETQRVAAIISNIRRWAGRPAADEVSVDIAATYKQCIYFMGERAVDISFWLASDYQKLQLPNLLLDQLLINAMLNAQQQGAQHIILRCSQEQYQGKDWLAISIIDDAGGFEQKRLSANQAALANGPKYSERSTKLEGMGLGLMICQRLCKSLDGMMQLSNIEVPEELAIIKDLPMSYQLRLKHTLDSKNQLIQTQSYYPLKEKVGAKVTLYLPLSLADDKLTKN from the coding sequence TTGATAAGTGCTATCTTGCCCATTCTTGACTCAATAGCAGTGCTGCAAAGAGCGCTAGGGCAAAAGTTGCTTTTGGCTTACGCTGTTGCTTTGTTGCTGGTATTGATAGCGCAAAATACTCAGGCGCAGACTTATTATTTAGGGGTTCTGGCGCCGCAGGGCGAGGCAGTAGCTCAGCAGCGTTGGCAGCCGTGGTTAGATGAGCTAAATAGCACTTTGCCACAGGATACTATTGTATTGGTACCGCTTGCGCTGGAGAATTGGCAACAACAGATAGAGGCCAAACAATTTGCGTTAGTGTTAGGGCCGCAGATACAAGTCATCAAGATGGATACCGCAGGCTGGCGCTGGCTCGCGACTTTACAAAGTAATGTCAGCGCTGCTAAGCCTAGTGAGTTTCAAATCTCAGATATCAATCAATCCGACTTTCAAACCGCCGCGCAATACAAGTTATATAAGCAGCTCAAAAACGACTTGGCGCTGTTAGAGCAACAAAAAACCAATAAGGCTATCGGTCAGCCTAATGCTATGGAGCAGATTGCTAGTACGCTATGGGTCAATAAAGACAGTGATATTCAGCAGCTAGGTGATTTGGAGCGGCGCAAAATAGTCGCCGTGGCCCCTGATGCCTTTGGCGGTTATCTGCTGATAGCCCATCTGCTCAAACAAAACTCGCTAACCCCAAGCGATTATCAAACGCAGTTTGTCGGTTATCCCATTGAGCTGACTTTGAGTACGCTTGCCAGCGGCGCGGTCGATGCCGCCATTGCTCCTTTGTGCCTGATGGAGGAGATGGCAAGTCAAGGTAAGATTGATCAAGCTCAGTTTCGGCTTATTCATCCAATCACTACTGACTCAAGCTGTCAGTCTTCTACTAAGATCTATCCTAACTGGACGCTCGCGGCGACTGATCAAGCGCCAAACGCTCTTATTAATCAGATCAATCAGCAGTTATTTTCAGATCATGCTAATGATAGCTCTAATTCATCCTTAAGTTGGTTATCCCCTGAATCGAGCGTTGACGCCGAGCGTATCTTATATGAGATGAATGAGCATCCCGCGCAAAAAACGCTAGGCAGCTATATTATTGAGTGGATACGATCGCATCGCTGGTGGATGAGTATCATCGTGCTGATTATACTGGTATCGACTATCAATTATGCTTGGATGAGCTGGCTGGCTTGGCGTCGGCAACAGCAGCTATTGATTCAAAACCGCCTTATTCGTGATTATGATCGGCAGCTGCGTCATTCTGAGCGTTTTGCAGTAATCGGAGAGATGAGTGGAGCGATTGCCCATGAGATCAATCAGCCGCTAGCCACTATTCAAAATTACGCGCAGGGTTTGCTGATTCGTAGTGAAAATTTAGTGCAGGGTGGCGATAACAGTCACGAGGACCGTACGGATAAACAACAACTAGATAAACAAACTACCCAAAAAGCCCTCAAGCAAATTGTGAATGAGACTCAGCGAGTAGCGGCTATTATTAGCAATATCCGGCGCTGGGCTGGGCGTCCAGCAGCAGATGAAGTCAGTGTTGATATTGCGGCGACTTATAAGCAGTGTATTTACTTTATGGGGGAGCGCGCAGTCGATATTAGCTTTTGGCTAGCTTCTGATTATCAAAAGCTGCAACTGCCTAATTTGCTGCTTGATCAGCTGCTCATTAATGCCATGCTCAACGCGCAGCAGCAGGGCGCTCAGCATATTATCTTACGCTGTAGCCAGGAGCAGTATCAAGGTAAAGATTGGCTAGCAATAAGCATTATAGATGATGCGGGAGGGTTTGAGCAGAAGCGTTTGAGCGCTAATCAAGCCGCTTTAGCGAATGGGCCTAAATACAGCGAGAGATCCACTAAGCTCGAGGGTATGGGCTTAGGGCTGATGATTTGTCAGCGCTTATGCAAGTCATTGGATGGCATGATGCAGTTGAGTAATATTGAGGTGCCAGAAGAGCTTGCTATCATAAAGGATTTGCCCATGAGCTATCAATTAAGGCTTAAGCATACGCTTGATAGCAAAAACCAGCTGATCCAAACTCAAAGCTATTATCCTCTTAAAGAAAAAGTAGGCGCAAAAGTCACTCTATATCTGCCTTTGTCTTTAGCCGATGATAAGTTAACTAAAAATTAG